Proteins encoded by one window of Carassius auratus strain Wakin chromosome 8, ASM336829v1, whole genome shotgun sequence:
- the LOC113107684 gene encoding selenoprotein Pa, translating to MWKALSLTLALCLLAGCSAESETDGARCKLPPVWKIGEEEPMKNALGHVTVVAFLQASULFCIEQASKLNDLLLKLDNQGYVSINYMVVNNRDERSQEMHHLLKERLMNITLYAQDLSQPDIWQAVNAEKDDILVYDRCGRLTYHLSLPYTILSHPHVEEAIRLTYCDGICGECSIESSLQLEQCKKSTDENTTEGEQHHGHQGHGHEGHQPDGVERHRHHHHHHHHHHHGQQQVDLGQQMLVQVDFGQAAVEPPIMKRPUAKHTRUKVQYSUQQGADAPATSUCUHURQLFGDSRRVAGLUHCEGALPASUHUQGLKEENHIRETUQURPVPQAEUELSQKA from the exons ATGTGGAAGGCACTTAGCCTTACCCTGGCTCTCTGCCTGCTGGCGGGCTGCAGTGCAGAGAGCGAAACAGACGGAGCCCGCTGCAAACTTCCTCCTGTGTGGAAGATCGGAGAGGAGGAGCCCATGAAGAACGCTCTTGGACATGTGACAGTGGTGGCTTTCCTCCAGGCCAGCTGATTGTTCTGCATAGAGCAAGCCTCAAA GCTCAATGACTTGCTCCTGAAGTTAGACAACCAAGGTTACGTAAGTATAAACTACATGGTGGTAAACAACCGAGATGAAAGGTCCCAGGAGATGCACCACTTGCTCAAAGAAAGACTGATGAATATCACCCTCTACGCCCAGGACCTCAGTCAGCCGGACATCTGGCAGGCAGTAAATGCTGAGAAGGACGACATCTTGGTCTATGACAG GTGTGGCCGACTCACTTACCATCTGTCTCTTCCCTACACCATCCTGAGCCACCCACATGTGGAGGAGGCCATAAGACTTACTTATTGTGATGGTATTTGTGGAGAATGCAGCATCGAG AGTTCACTGCAACTTGAACAGTGCAAGAAATCCACAGATGAGAATACAACAGAGGGAGAACAGCATCATGGTCATCAAGGACATGGTCATGAAGGGCATCAACCCGACGGCGTGGAGAGGCACAggcatcatcatcaccatcaccaccatcaccaccacgGCCAACAGCAGGTTGATTTGGGTCAGCAGATGCTGGTCCAGGTTGACTTCGGTCAGGCAGCTGTTGAGCCACCAATCATGAAACGGCCTTGAGCAAAGCACACTAGGTGAAAGGTTCAGTACAGCTGACAGCAGGGGGCAGACGCTCCAGCCACCAGCTGATGCTGACACTGACGACAGCTCTTCGGCGACAGCAGGCGTGTGGCAGGCCTCTGACACTGTGAGGGGGCTCTTCCAGCCTCCTGACACTGACAGGGCCTGAAGGAGGAAAACCACATCAGGGAGACCTGACAGTGACGTCCCGTCCCACAAGCTGAATGAGAGCTGTCGCAAAAAGCCTGA
- the LOC113107683 gene encoding serine/threonine-protein kinase NIM1, whose protein sequence is MTAVYPAGGGSVGVSEVATGPQRYARWSRQDSSDICTDDEGTQPRRLTPLEKLNLDMCQDEKMVKELTVGRRIGFYKIRGEIGCGNFSHVKLGIHALTKDKVAIKILDKTKLDQKTQRLLSREISSMEKLHHPNIIRLYEVVETLTRLHLVMEYASGGELYTKISTEGKLSDIDSKIVFSQVLSAVKHMHDNNIIHRDLKAENVFYTCSTCVKVGDFGFSTVSRRDETLNTFCGSPPYAAPELFRDEHYIGVCVDVWALGVMLFFMVTGTMPFRAETVAKLKRCILDGTYTVPTWVPDPCQKLIRGILQPQPSDRYTVEQMMGCEWLLPVEFPKAMEPFKLDPLHLAECKPGELEEHEIDVRNALEAFGITADHIRNNQGKDCRSSITGVYRILLHRAHKRQAVESMPVVTHVVNGTDAKKDRLKTYRSLRHTSKLCIIL, encoded by the exons ATGACTGCTGTGTACCCGGCTGGGGGGGGTTCTGTCGGGGTCTCAGAAGTGGCCACGGGTCCCCAGCGTTATGCCCGATGGAGCCGACAAGACAGCTCCGACATCTGCACGGACGACGAGGGGACCCAGCCACGCCGCCTCACCCCACTGGAGAAGCTCAATCTGGACATGTGCCAGGATGAGAAGATGGTGAAAGAGCTCACCGTGGGTCGCCGCATCGGCTTCTACAAGATACGTGGTGAGATCGGCTGTGGAAACTTTTCCCATGTCAAGCTGGGCATCCACGCTCTGACGAAAG ACAAAGTGGCCATCAAGATCTTGGACAAAACCAAGCTCGATCAGAAGACGCAAAGGCTGCTGTCCCGGGAGATATCAAGCATGGAAAAGCTGCACCATCCAAATATCATCCGTCTGTATGAGGTGGTGGAGACGCTGACCCGTCTGCACCTGGTCATGGAGTACGCAAGCGGAGGAGAGCTCTACACGAAGATCAGCACAGAGGGGAAGCTCTCCGACATCGACAGCAAGATCGTCTTCTCTCAGGTTCTGTCAGCTGTGAAGCATATG CACgacaataacatcattcataGAGATCTGAAAGCAGAGAATGTTTTTTACACCTGTAGCACCTGTGTTAAAGTGGGGGACTTCGGCTTCAGCACCGTCAGCCGCCGCGATGAGACCCTCAACACCTTCTGTGGTTCTCCCCCTTACGCAGCTCCTGAGCTCTTCAGGGATGAGCACTACATAGGTGTTTGCGTAGACGTCTGGGCCCTGGGGGTCATGCTCTTCTTTATGGTGACCGGCACCATGCCCTTCCGTGCCGAAACAGTGGCCAAGCTGAAGCGCTGCATCCTGGATGGGACGTACACAGTGCCTACTTGGGTGCCGGATCCTTGCCAGAAACTAATCCGCGGCATCCTGCAACCCCAGCCGTCTGACCGCTACACAGTAGAGCAGATGATGGGCTGTGAGTGGCTGCTGCCGGTGGAGTTTCCCAAGGCCATGGAGCCCTTCAAACTGGACCCGCTCCATCTGGCTGAGTGTAAGCCAGGGGAGCTTGAAGAGCATGAGATAGATGTGAGGAACGCCCTGGAGGCTTTTGGCATTACTGCAGACCACATTCGTAACAACCAGGGCAAAGACTGCAGGAGCTCTATCACTGGAGTCTATCGAATCCTCTTACACCGCGCACATAAACGACAAGCAGTAGAGAGCATGCCAGTAGTTACTCACGTAGTGAATGGAACTGATGCTAAAAAGGACCGTCTGAAGACATACAGGAGCCTTAGGCATACGTCTAAACTCTGCATCATTCTGTGA
- the LOC113107681 gene encoding zinc finger protein 131-like, which produces MSVDGDVDYGHEFPAHYKVMLDKLNEQRQLDQFTDITLIVDGHQFRAHKAVLAACSQFFHKFFQDFTQEPLVEIEGVGNTAFRHLMEFTYTATLAVNGEEEVSDVWRAAEYLQMQEAIKALNNRMNGTTSVNSSQALAGKSTAKKRKIAETSNVITETLPSVETESVEINVEVGEEHIEVEESGLVEVVDAARSSTEPSSDDSALALLADITSKYQQGEQTLHGMKKEVDDSVVVPEEAVIASKTLENIEVVEVQISQLDNLFRCDKCDRCFKLYYHLKQHMKTHTATPDKGFVCRHCGKTYAREAALKQHLNNYHFDAEEQSQRQKKKVHVCDYCEKQFDHFGHFKEHLRKHTGEKPFECPECHERFARNSTLKCHMSACQNGAGAKKGRKKLYECQVCSSVFNSWEQFKDHLVTHTGEKPNHCTICDQWFTQPKDLKTHLQELHGLQEKVIVTEEVMISDPGTILAMAEVEEGEERVILEDGLQVEHVTVEPVDVVAVEESLMVEAETPIQSSQTVGGVEETVVLQVDGEGLKERAMEIQIAQVTVAEPAECQVEQEAVDSSKEVKTANV; this is translated from the exons ATGTCTGTTGATGGAGATGTTGACTATGGGCATGAGTTTCCAGCCCATTACAAAGTGATGCTTGACAAACTGAACGAGCAGCGCCAGTTGGATCAGTTCACAGACATCACTCTTATTGTAGATG GACATCAGTTTCGGGCCCACAAAGCTGTTCTGGCTGCCTGCAGTCAGTTTTTCCACAAATTCTTTCAAGACTTCACTCAAGAGCCTCTAGTGGAAATTGAAG GTGTTGGCAACACTGCCTTCCGTCACCTGATGGAGTTCACTTATACAGCTACGTTAGCTGTGAATGGTGAGGAAGAAGTCAGTGATGTCTGGAGAGCTGCAGAGTACCTTCAAATGCAGGAGGCGATCAAAGCCTTGAACAACAG AATGAATGGTACCACCTCAGTAAACTCCTCCCAGGCCTTGGCAGGAAAGAGCACGGCTAAGAAGAGGAAAATCGCAGAGACCTCCAATGTGATCACTGAGACTCTTCCTTCAGTGGAGACCGAATCTGTTGAAATCAACGTGGAGGTTGGCGAGGAACATATTGAGGTGGAGGAAAGTGGCCTGGTGGAAGTAGTGGATGCTGCTAGGAGTTCAACCGAACCCTCATCTGATGACTCTGCATTGGCCTTATTGGCTGATATCACCAGTAAGTACCAGCAGGGAGAGCAGACACTTCATGGGATGAAAAAGGAAGTAGATGATTCCGTAGTCGTGCCGGAAGAGGCTGTGATTGCCTCCAAGACCCTGGAGAATATTGAAGTGGTGGAGGTTCAGATCTCACAGCTGGACAACCTTTTCCGTTGTGACAAGTGCGACCGCTGCTTCAAACTCTACTACCATCTCAAACAGCACATGAAGACTCACACCGCTACCCCCGATAAAGGCTTTGTCTGCAGGCACTGCGGTAAAACATATGCCCGGGAAGCAGCCCTTAAACAGCACTTGAATAATTACCATTTTGATGCGGAGGAACAATCccaaagacagaaaaagaaagtgcATGTTTGCGATTACTGTGAAAAGCAGTTTGATCATTTTGGACACTTCAAAGAGCATTTAAGGAAGCACACAG GTGAGAAACCCTTTGAGTGCCCGGAGTGCCATGAACGTTTTGCCAGGAACAGTACGCTGAAGTGTCATATGTCAGCATGTCAAAATGGCGCTGGAGCCAAAAAAGGGAGAAAGAAGTTGTATGAATGCCAG GTCTGTAGCAGTGTTTTCAATAGTTGGGAGCAGTTCAAGGACCACTTAGTGACCCACACGGGTGAGAAACCCAACCACTGCACTATTTGCGATCAGTGGTTCACGCAACCCAAAGACCTCAAAACTCATCTGCAAGAACTCCACGGCTTGCAGGAGAAGGTTATCGTCACAGAGGAAGTCATGATTTCAGACCCAGGCACGATCTTGGCTATGGCGGAGGTTGAGGAGGGAGAGGAGAGGGTGATCCTGGAGGATGGCCTACAGGTGGAGCATGTCACTGTGGAGCCGGTGGACGTTGTTGCTGTTGAGGAGTCTCTCATGGTGGAGGCAGAGACGCCGATACAGTCTTCTCAGACTGTGGGTGGGGTAGAAGAGACAGTGGTTTTACAAGTAGATGGCGAGGGATTGAAAGAACGAGCAATGGAAATCCAGATAGCACAGGTGACTGTTGCAGAACCAGCAGAATGTCAAGTTGAACAAGAGGCAGTGGACAGTTCGAAAGAAGTAAAAACTGCCAATGTATGA
- the LOC113107682 gene encoding cyclic AMP-responsive element-binding protein 3-like protein 3, producing the protein MSVSDDMENTDLLGLIFPDEDPGSSDLFLAEGSNLLDDLLSEQDMLSGMDTEDFLSSLLGEDEDGLTINCLSQSPHGSDSGISEDTTPPHDSSETDTIPSPGIEPLLYSECMTESYEAQVVQSDHCYTLPQDTDALLSVRSENPESDVFIDVDDLDMDMDDDFSPELPCSLTIEHSTQSSKPDNQFQFKEIVLTDEERRLLAKEGATIPTQMPLTKAEERTLKRVRRKIRNKQSAQESRKKKKVYVDGLENRVAICTAHNQELQKKVELLQKQNMSLTEQLRKLQAMVKMSTMKTTTTSTCIMVFLLSFCLIIFPSVNPFGSSNQKDLYTSSTGMSRALRSYPAIVKDDIISTSTKEVPEQDVLLVGTVENNQVLLSGAQNHTPDYQQVEQSDSESGVNSNSSADFPSPAQSDLKADASLSESHRNSAASPVIYDGQSKTKESWMEQKPTSVIIQQHRSDEM; encoded by the exons ATGTCAGTGAGCGACGATATGGAGAATACAGACCTGCTTGGTCTAATCTTCCCAGATGAAGACCCAGGATCCAGCGATCTGTTCCTCGCAGAGGGGAGTAATTTGCTGGATGATTTGCTTTCAGAGCAAGAT ATGCTGAGTGGAATGGATACAGAGGACTTCCTCAGCAGTCTTCTGGGTGAAGACGAGGACGGCCTGACTATCAACTGCTTGTCTCAGTCTCCTCACGGCAGTGACAGCGGCATCTCTGAGGACACCACCCCTCCACACGACAGCAGTGAGACCGACACCATCCCCAGTCCAGGCATCGAGCCTCTGCTTTACTCCGAGTGTATGACGGAGAGCTACGAGGCCCAGGTGGTGCAGTCAGACCACTGCTACACCCTCCCACAGGACACAGACGCCCTGCTGAGCGTCCGATCAGAGAACCCGGAGTCTGATGTCTTCATAGATGTCG ATGATTTGGATATGGATATGGATGATGACTTCTCCCCAGAGCTGCCTTGCTCACTCACGATTGAACACTCCACACAAAGCAGCAAACCAGACAACCAG TTCCAGTTCAAAGAGATTGTTTTgactgatgaggagaggagactTCTGGCGAAAGAAGGTGCAACCATTCCAACTCAAATGCCTCTTACAAAG GCAGAGGAACGGACCCTGAAAAGGGTGAGGAGAAAGATCCGGAATAAGCAGTCTGCTCAGGAGAGTCGCAAGAAGAAGAAAGTTTATGTTGATGGCCTAGAGAACAG GGTTGCGATCTGCACTGCTCACAATCAGGAGTTACAGAAGAAAGTTGAGTTGCTGCAGAAACAAAACAT GTCCCTTACTGAACAGTTGAGAAAACTGCAGGCCATGGTGAAAATGTCCACGATGAAAACCACCACGACTAGCACTTGTATTAtg gtgttCCTGCTTTCTTTCTGTCTGATCATTTTCCCCTCAGTCAATCCTTTTGGCAGCAGCAATCAGAAAGATCTGTATACGTCATCTACAG GAATGTCTCGAGCCTTGCGGTCTTATCCAGCTATCGTGAAAGACGACATCATATCCACGTCTACTAAAGAAGTGCCAGAGCAGGATGTCCTCCTCGTGGGCACTGTAGAGAATAACCAGGTGCTGCTGTCGGGCGCTCAGAACCACACACCTGACTACCAGCAGGTCGAGCAGTCTGACTCTGAATCTGGGGTCAACAGCAACTCCTCCGCTGACTTCCCCAGTCCTGCCCAGTCCGATCTCAAAGCGGACGCATCTCTCTCAGAGTCCCACAGGAACTCCGCGGCGTCTCCGGTGATCTACGACGGCCAGAGCAAAACCAAGGAGAGCTGGATGGAGCAGAAACCCACGTCAGTTATAATACAACAGCACCGATCTGATGAAATGTAG
- the LOC113107679 gene encoding growth arrest and DNA damage-inducible protein GADD45 gamma-like: protein MTFEELSGQDNVAATGDRMQSAGTALEELLVSAKKQDCLTVGVYESAQVMNVDPDSVAFCVLATDEEYECDIALQIHFTLIQAFCFDNDINIVRVNDIERLADIVGSNQDEEPKDVHCMLVTSPSADSWKDSALERLGLFCEESRNVYEWVPTITLPER, encoded by the exons ATGACTTTTGAAGAACTTAGTGGACAAGATAACGTAGCTGCTACTGGCGATAG AATGCAGAGCGCAGGAACGGCTCTAGAGGAGCTTCTGGTCTCCGCTAAGAAGCAGGACTGCCTTACCGTTGGGGTGTATGAGTCTGCACAAGTCATGAATGT TGACCCAGACAGCGTGGCTTTTTGCGTCCTGGCTACAGATGAGGAGTATGAATGTGATATCGCCTTGCAGATCCACTTCACTCTCATCCAAGCCTTCTGCTTCGACAACGACATCAACATTGTTCGTGTGAATGACATTGAACGTCTTGCTGACATTGTGGGCAGCAATCAGGATGAGGAACCTAAGGACGTACACTGCATGCTTGTAACG agccCCAGTGCTGACTCATGGAAAGATTCTGCTCTTGAGAGATTGGGCTTGTTCTGTGAGGAGAGCCGCAATGTCTATGAATGGGTGCCTACTATTACTCTGCCAGAGCGCTGA